A genome region from Mercenaria mercenaria strain notata chromosome 11, MADL_Memer_1, whole genome shotgun sequence includes the following:
- the LOC123531349 gene encoding uncharacterized protein LOC123531349, protein MATTKSSQSPQDNLLCCPICMDIYKTPRMLPCQHTLCESCLHSYIVNKSRERVLVSDFPCPVCRAITPAPRAFTRIDTWSSLFPLNHLLVSLLDSSFHEMLEKRETPSTTERCAEHAGKVIEFFCVEHNVKLCSKCFKNGHRQCDILDIEEHVEFTSRFTIVKTDVENLLGYLNEAILHLKSNIEQLSTEKSSIMTEVKDFRGKVEALLNSFETDIKDQVNVQHDGEVVVLKAQCEKYERIKAEIETSGKTLSELPVSSQSLEMITTIENDIKSQSSFIHGCHSNIKVIKVEFAIENQLLAFLNSFSKLGSVNVNQFESNLHEPPELMSRGNTLNESFIPSPRDVSADDVLSRSPIRHVSPRAILITRPPLNEAAANQSGINTEQRPQRTQKEPKRPKTVPIESTAPTPVVRPRPERPDIHGIRHFLPRSCSSPVRCQDYNGTTERGETSKTEIRENAVDLNDDDGSVFSDVQNEGKSTPGAGDVNESETLVDGATKTFTGTSTKPPTSEKPKNRVWHYVNVMSGVGDISSNRRISESSENTDSVSNQENMKFLFRHRSSSASSVSPESKPVISSAVSQIARIFRKPQTEENSPSPVYENSSMCSASSSQNKSNFKTLTFEPLTSSNTTPKQCTKLKSIVIKVEGDSRECTITGSVELPDKRLILVDCNNSRIKLFNADFTYVCHLDMAKEPWNVASISSSEIAVTVPLEKTIHIIRVSGSSMCTQRCIVTRRECWGIAIVDGNLVVTTKDDGNQVSFLDDTGRELQVINFASRENPNILRPVSVTRARTDHVLYICCEGQSGTKGSLVRMSTRGDVLYVFTHKELDRPYSTAVDREDNVYVTAIRSANVLLLSEGGASVMTILSRDLGLTRPQHIHISNRDDGSFLVLTERRSDKADVYCLK, encoded by the coding sequence ATGGCTACCACAAAGTCGAGTCAATCTCCGCAAGACAACCTACTGTGTTGTCCAATATGTATGGACATCTACAAGACACCGCGCATGTTACCATGTCAACACACGCTATGTGAATCCTGCCTTCACTCGTATATCGTAAACAAATCCCGCGAGAGGGTCCTGGTGTCCGATTTTCCCTGTCCAGTGTGCCGCGCCATTACACCCGCACCACGTGCGTTTACCCGTATAGACACATGGTCTAGTTTGTTTCCTCTCAACCATCTTCTAGTTTCTTTGCTAGATTCAAGCTTTCATGAAATGCTCGAAAAGCGCGAAACACCTTCAACAACTGAGAGATGTGCAGAACACGCTGGTAAAGTTATTGAATTCTTCTGTGTTGAACACAATGTCAAGCTATGCAGTAAATGCTTCAAGAATGGCCACCGACAGTGCGATATACTTGACATCGAAGAGCATGTTGAATTCACGTCCAGATTCACCATAGTGAAAACAGACGTTGAAAATCTTTTAGGATATCTAAATGAGGCTATATTGCATCTGAAGTCAAACATAGAGCAGTTGTCTACGGAAAAGTCATCAATCATGACGGAAGTAAAAGATTTCCGTGGAAAAGTAGAAGCGTTGCTGAATTCCTTCGAGACTGATATAAAAGATCAAGTAAATGTGCAGCATGACGGAGAAGTTGTCGTTTTAAAAGCTCAGTGTGAAAAATACGAACGTATTAAGGCAGAGATTGAAACTTCCGGAAAAACTTTAAGCGAACTTCCGGTGTCTTCACAGTCTCTTGAGATGATAACGACGATTGAAAATGATATCAAAAGTCAGTCTTCGTTCATACATGGATGCCATTCAAATATCAAAGTAATCAAAGTAGAATTCGCCATTGAAAATCAGCTTCTTGCCTTTCTAAATTCATTTAGTAAACTTGGCAGTGTCAATGTCAACCAGTTTGAGTCCAATCTACATGAACCTCCTGAATTAATGTCAAGGGGAAATACACTAAACGAATCATTCATTCCGTCGCCTAGGGACGTTTCTGCTGATGATGTTCTCTCTCGTTCTCCCATTCGTCACGTCTCACCAAGAGCAATACTCATAACACGCCCTCCATTAAATGAAGCAGCTGCAAACCAGTCGGGGATTAATACGGAGCAAAGACCTCAGCGTACTCAGAAAGAACCAAAGCGACCAAAAACCGTACCAATTGAATCTACTGCCCCAACACCAGTTGTTCGCCCGCGTCCCGAACGCCCAGATATCCATGGAATACGTCATTTTCTGCCGAGATCTTGCTCCAGCCCGGTGCGTTGTCAAGATTATAATGGCACTACCGAACGAGGCGAAACGTCGAAAACCGAAATAAGGGAAAATGCTGTTGATTTGAACGATGACGATGGATCCGTATTTTCTGATGTTCAAAACGAAGGAAAATCCACTCCCGGTGCTGGCGATGTTAATGAGAGTGAGACTTTAGTTGATGGAGCGACAAAGACCTTTACAGGAACATCAACAAAACCACCAACGAGCGAAAAACCTAAAAACCGCGTCTGGCATTATGTAAACGTCATGTCGGGTGTTGGGGATATATCTAGCAATAGACGAATCTCGGAAAGCTCAGAAAATACGGACAGTGTTAGTAACCAAGAAAACATGAAATTCCTCTTCCGGCATAGATCTTCATCTGCGTCAAGTGTCAGTCCCGAAAGTAAACCAGTCATATCTTCTGCCGTCAGTCAAATTGCCCGTATATTTAGGAAGCCACAAACCGAAGAAAACTCTCCTTCGCCAGTCTACGAAAACTCATCAATGTGCTCAGCCAGTTCTTCTCAGaataaatcaaatttcaaaacgtTGACTTTTGAACCTTTAACTAGTAGCAACACCACACCGAAACAATGCACAAAACTAAAGAGCATTGTTATAAAGGTTGAAGGTGACTCAAGAGAATGCACAATTACAGGCTCCGTCGAGCTTCCAGACAAAAGGCTTATTCTCGTGGACTGTAATAATAGCCGTATAAAACTATTCAATGCCGATTTCACATATGTCTGCCATTTGGATATGGCTAAGGAGCCATGGAATGTAGCGAGTATATCGTCTAGTGAAATAGCCGTGACAGTTCCGCTTGAGAAAACCATCCACATTATCCGCGTGTCGGGATCGTCAATGTGTACACAACGATGCATAGTAACACGGCGTGAATGTTGGGGAATTGCTATTGTCGATGGAAATCTTGTCGTGACGACAAAAGATGACGGAAATCAGGTATCATTCCTAGATGACACTGGTAGAGAACTTCAAGTAATCAACTTTGCTTCCAGAGAAAATCCAAATATATTGAGACCTGTTTCAGTTACTCGTGCCCGGACAGACCACGTGCTGTACATTTGCTGTGAAGGACAATCTGGAACAAAAGGATCTCTTGTTCGAATGTCAACCCGAGGCGATGTGTTGTACGTCTTTACGCACAAGGAGCTAGACCGTCCTTATAGCACCGCTGTCGACCGAGAGGATAATGTCTACGTCACCGCCATTCGTTCAGCAAACGTCCTTTTGTTGTCAGAAGGTGGAGCTTCAGTGATGACGATACTTTCACGTGATCTAGGCTTGACACGCCCACAACACATTCATATAT